Genomic segment of Vibrio azureus:
TGTCACATGGAGCATTTTGGATCTTAGGAGCTTTAAACCAATCATCAAAGTTATTTGGGTTGGAAAAGCTTGGGTATATAGGCCTAGCTCTTATTGCATCGTTATCGTCGTATACATTATAATCATAATCTCTTCGAGATATATATCTACACTTCCTGGCCCACTGATTACGTTGTATCGCCTCTGAAGGTGTCAAGCTATCATCATCACACCTTAGTAGTATTGCTCTTTGCTCAGGTGTTGGTTCAGAACTAACACAAAAAAGCTTATGTGTATAATGCCTTATACCACAGGCAGCATTTTCAGTGATAGGAGCCTTAAACCAATCATTAAAGCTTGCTCGATTATAAAAGCTCGGGTATTTAGGTCTCGCTCTTAGTTTACCGTCATCGTCGTATGTATAATAGTCATAATCCCTCCGCGAAATATGCCCACACTTCTTAGCCCACTTATTACGTTGTATCGCCTCATAAGGTGTCAAGCTATCATCATCGCATCTTTTCTTAAACTGGTCATCACCAGGAAAAGACAAAGCAACCGGGCTAAAAAAAATCACCCCTAACATTAGTGTTAACGTTTTTTTAAACATAAAAATATCCCTTTTAGATAGGAGTGCACTCCAAACACATCTAATATAGTATTAACAATAGAATTATAAATTTATTTTTATTATCTATAACTTAAAAACAATCTATAAAAAATAAAATAAAAAATCAACCGTAAGTAAGAAAAAAATAAATAGCAAAAGTATCATTTATGCATTAAATAAGAAACAATCGGCTCGCTAAAAACAAAAATGAAAATAAATAAATATCAAAAAAATCATTACTATAACGTTAAAAATACCATTAGTTCAACGTTCAAAAAAACCATTTAAATTGAACAAAGTTTATAATATATTCCTCAATCGTCATTGAACAATGACATTATTTAACTAACTAAAATAAATAAGGATATTTTCATGAAAGCGCCAATTTTTGGAAAGAAGCTTTTAGTGACAACACTGACATTAATGCCATTGAGTGTATTTGCTAATATGCATGCTTACAACAGTTGTAATGATATATTAGCTCAAGGAGCTTATACTCAATACCGAACGACAACAGACTCGGAAACAGGCATAGCTCTTAAGAAATGGCTTTGCAGTACAGACCATATAAGTAATTATGGTAGAAACTCATTTCAGTCAGCTGTTGTTGATACCCTTTCGTTAGACAGATACAACGGAAATGTAGATGAATGGAAAAGGGCTGAGTGTATAGGTTTCGAGGATAGTAACTATACTGGCAGTAAGGCTGCTCACCTTTTAATTCAAAAAGTAAATGATGGAATCATTGATGATTGGTCAAACTGTATGCAAGAACAGCAAGGTCACCCACTTGTCTGTTATGCCAAACAAACAGACCAATCACTGCGGATGATATTAAGAAACTATGGAAATTCTGACATTGAAATTAATAATATAGCTTCACACAACATAACTTCTGACTATTGGAATCCGCGCTCCATACAAGCTGGTAGAGATCGTATTATGCGATATACAATTGATGATAAAAAGTATGACTCTGAATTTGTATTATATGGTGAAACAGAATACGGAGATATGTCATGCAATTATACCATTCCTAAAAAACCAAACCCGAGCACAAGACATGAGTGTGAGGTTTATAGGTTAAATGCCTTATCAGAAGAAAAAATAACAACACGTGACTATGAGTACTTTAAAGAAACAAATATGGTACCTCTTTTTAGTAGCAGAAATAATCGTTACATGGGCTATTACCCTTGTGACATGTTTTAAGTTAAGGATATTAAAATGATAAAAAAATTATTAGCTCTAACTCTAGGTTTAACAAGTTTAAGTATTTCCGCTAACGATGGTGCAAGACTAGAAAAAAGATGTTCACTGGATAGTTTAAGTCCATCTCAGGCTGTAGGTAGAAATGAGTGGGCCCATAAGTGTAAACATATATCTAAAAGAACTATGGAATACAATACTCTAGATGATTTTGACAATCCAAGAGCGAGGCCTTTATACCCTAGTTTTTTTAACCCAGCAAACTTTGATGATTGGTTTAAAGCACCAATTGTTAAAAGTGGCTCATGTGACATAAAGCATTATACAAAGCAAATACACTGTGTTTCTTCATGCTATACACCAGATCAAAAGATTCTATTTGTAGATGGGGAACATGAAATATACGATGCGCTAACAAAGAAATTAACCAATATCGTTGCATTATCTGATAACGCTAGCCTTGATAATATCTCTTATCAAGTAAAAGATGTTGAAGCATACAGTGAGTCTATTGTCGAAACCGTTCATAATATCCGAGTCTTTAATACTGCAAATGGCGGCCAGCTCAAAGTTACTGACAACCACCCATTACTCGTTTCAACAGGGTATATGCTGACCGCTGAAAACATAAAAGTTGGTGACAGCTTGATCAGTAAAGATGGCTCTTTTGATGAGATCATTAACATTGAAGACGTTAAGTTCACAGGTAAAGTTTATAACGTGATGCCAGATACCTCTGATAAAAGTACTAATGGCCAAATTGTAGTCGCACAAGGTTTCCTCTCTGGTTCGATGTATTATCAAAATGATGGTGCTAATTTAACCGGAAGACTCTTATTAAGGGATCAAATACCTAGTGATTTACTTTAATTTTTAAGGTGATTTTGTAAATTAACTAAGCAAGGCCTTTGTGCCTTGCTTTTAAACAGGTTTTCTATGTTAAAAAAGACTCTTATTTTAACGGCATCACTATCAGTTATTGCCTATATTACTTTCAATTCCCACACAAAGGCACCATCTGAATTACAAGCACTTCGTATCGAAGAGAGCACCGTTGAAAGCCAACATATAAATGAAGCAGTTGCTTCGGAGCAAGCATCTAGTATTAGTACCCTTGTTCAACCTAACAATGTTAAATATCAGGAGAGCAACGTTCTTGATGAATCAAGCTATAATTGGGAAAATAATACTTGGCGCCAACCAAGTGAGGAGTTTCAAAGCTTTATCACCCTGAGTAGTAAGGTATTGACCACAGCATCAGACCGACAAAACTTTGAGCTGTTATTGAATGACTATAAGATGGTCGAAGCAACCAGAAAGGCGCTCCTATCTGATATTAGTGTTGAAAAGTACAATTATGATGATGAACGAGCAAGGTGGGATGCCATTTATTATATAAGCAGCATCATCACAGGTAAGTACAAAACGCAGCACCTGACTGATATTGTTAATTTATCTCTCGAAGTAATCAATAAGCCACTGCCGGACAATATACCTGATGATGAAATCAAAAAATCTTTGATTGGAGATAAAGTTGAGATTGCCATGGATTTAGCCATCTTCCAACCCGATATATGGCAAGAGTATAAAGCCAGTAGCGATCCTACCATGGCGAAGTTCATTAACTATGTCGATAATGAAGCTGATTTTAGTCGTAACAAGATGAAAAGCGACGCTCAAAAGCTGGCAGATAGGTTGAAGAGTCTATCACAAGAGTCCAATTTGGCGACGCAATAGCCTCCCTTTAAAATTTAAGGCTCATACTCAAGCCACCCAAAAATGAACACGACAAAATGCGGCCTCGGTTTCCATTAGCTAAAGGGGAAAAGTCAGAGCACTCAAGCCTCTTCAATCACGCTAATAAGCCAGAGCCGCTTGCTGCTTACAAGCTATTTGACACAGCGCTTCCACCTCTCATCACCGCTTTTGATACAAAGCTACATAATCCCTGAAAAAGGGTGTGATAAACGGGAGTAATAGCCTGGAGCGAAGATGGTTTGTCCCTTTACAAATTGGATTTGAAAGATATACCAATCACTGAATGCGTTTTCAGCTGGGTGTGCCACCATGCCCATCGCATCACATCGGTTTTGTAGGTATTGATACTCTTGTATTGGAATAGTCAAATAGCGGAATCCTACTTGCGCGTTAACAATATGAATCCCCCACTCGCCACTAATTTCAGTATCACTTCCATCCTGCTCGTATAACCATTCCCAATCCGAACCATCCACAGTGGCACAATACACTCTTGCTGAATCAGCAAAACTGTTAAATGAAAGCCCAAATAATAAAGCCATCCAACTCTTTTTTAATAATAAACGCATTGTTAATTCATTGACCTTTTTGTCTATATTTTTTATCTACATAGTAGGAGGCAA
This window contains:
- a CDS encoding Hint domain-containing protein, with the translated sequence MIKKLLALTLGLTSLSISANDGARLEKRCSLDSLSPSQAVGRNEWAHKCKHISKRTMEYNTLDDFDNPRARPLYPSFFNPANFDDWFKAPIVKSGSCDIKHYTKQIHCVSSCYTPDQKILFVDGEHEIYDALTKKLTNIVALSDNASLDNISYQVKDVEAYSESIVETVHNIRVFNTANGGQLKVTDNHPLLVSTGYMLTAENIKVGDSLISKDGSFDEIINIEDVKFTGKVYNVMPDTSDKSTNGQIVVAQGFLSGSMYYQNDGANLTGRLLLRDQIPSDLL